A genomic region of Peptoniphilus sp. ING2-D1G contains the following coding sequences:
- a CDS encoding Hypothetical protein (Frameshift; Family membership), with amino-acid sequence MKKEIRRKIALFLAILTMVLSLPIDQISAAEEWDYVETFDNVGSSGSYIFYELNGVHNGTWIANGARDASGTGYTIDGQGVTLGGKTADNSSLSTTVTDGIGRISIDFKKAYTSDNTRNYGLYVNDSTTPIATVNATNATTPVTMTADINIEGSVKITIKPIFTNSKRAQVTIDNIKWTKYPSAPSGGGTGTDLSISPTELNFEYYSSGDILSTKQLTLTGVPQGATVTWSSSMDAVATVDSNGLVTAWDAGNATITAEAGGKTATCNVLVFDIAPLRVKFYMDESLTEEYKSEIVLQENKVTKPTQPTKTGYTFENWYWKPNGTEEVFDFNQGIVDDANIYAKWTATQEQISTIAQARATVGEVTTQGIVTFFDANTVVIQDDTAGIAIYPKSSLTAVNSDLAIGDKIKLTGTIGAYNGLMQIQSPTNITRISQNNTLPQPQEVTIATLLSNAEDYESERVLIKGATIGSYSSGQWNTNLTQDGATIPMFRIPGLSAGIAANDRVDVTAVASQFSKTDPNSGYQLRVAKVEDIVKVTGTDPGTPASYKSDIFTEEFLNTHSAKLIPEVLALPDKTPSTVAGVAVYSYSGGNALIIQDYVNGEIVGYQIYAPTENVKMGDIVVVSGNRVKWYDTDETSGVTGMKMIDPKSLNMTTEQKAKYDLVCAPQVVTKDMIVQGQEKYYNEYLRINDLTLPQYADGQVYFKYQDGSLLQAYRIPEYPIGTKAGDVVDILCAGAVHSGKFQVRLNDYTDYIIKDDKLAPFVVVPEFLDAKAGQDYNFQIEIIDNVKVTDAKAFLVNANGYEITLQRDEITGAYKGTIPADKFSGLTELELKFEATDGKQTSSGYYKKPFIYGTSANIAENVKISVDSRPFVKETTPKTNEEVLDTYQPQISATILNTVAGMKVKLTLNGVAYDMVFAGGKATFTPDKALQEGKVSAKISITDASGTAIADDYEWSFYIGEAQYKHYYGQIHSHTDFSDGVGTPANAMEYAKQADQIDFFALTDHSNYFDKAGNLGTFEDENSGLRSQTDASKSKWMEYKEIISSYASADFLPIYGFEMTWTKSGANYGHINTFNTFGFVSRNDPEFDNKQNSAGLISYYEALTGLNNSFSQFNHPGSTFGTFDDFGHYDPRYDKELNLVEVGNGEGPIHGEGYYPSYEQYTNALDKGWHVAPSNNQDNHKGKWGDANDARNVAIADSLTFAGIMDAVDNHRWYATEDKNLKIDYELDGNIMGSKLEIADGQEMNIKVEISDPDTTDTIGKVEVISNGGAVLGSEVINSNSGAVSLTIPNQGTYYYIKVTQADADIAVTAPVWTKKVAVTDIDSVVKDTAVEEVGEPVTITTTFNNQSENDITASKVEYVVKETGKVLKTVESGIPTLTKKQKTEFSETITPETAGKQTLEIRIYPQGSTSPYTKEIKLNVYPKDMEVTSISEVQKAEEGKQFMIEGTLTSNASDFDKNTAFFDSAYVQDSTAGINIFPISNDFEEGTRVRIKGYTSSYQGEHQLNVDHIEKIDGPVTKVQPEKISTGEVKNNLGLLVKVVGEVKEVKKDKGVISSLILDDGSGSIRVFIDGYIGKTKSDDKTMPDFKVGDKVEATGLSSIDPEGNRIRIRNREDVKPVVEKPDEKPENEFDKTAPEIKNVFDKTYFYGEKIDLLSKVYAVDDRDGIVAVEVNPAEIDSRKPGVYKVVYTARDSAGNIAEKSIFITVEERNEDKKEGFYADEDDDSGYIIPTPVSYPTGNLVEPTTTNKMEVEDIKGHWAEDVIKEVLKRGLMDLKNGKFMPDTSTSRIDMVKAIAKLENVNPKDYMGKSLSDIDPESIESGYVNWNIEKGIIDGYEDGTFRPEGEITREEIAKILNKYVENLNKDFPLGNLIDFKDSAEIADWAKEDVNKAVARGLLRGRDTGEFDPKGNLTRAEVAQILYNIFSK; translated from the coding sequence TTGAAAAAGGAAATTAGAAGAAAAATAGCGCTGTTTTTGGCGATTTTGACAATGGTGTTGTCATTGCCCATTGACCAAATATCGGCAGCGGAAGAATGGGATTATGTTGAGACCTTTGATAATGTCGGCTCATCGGGATCATACATATTCTACGAATTAAACGGCGTTCACAATGGAACATGGATAGCTAACGGAGCAAGAGACGCATCCGGAACCGGATATACGATCGACGGTCAGGGAGTTACCTTAGGAGGAAAAACTGCTGACAATTCCTCTCTTAGTACAACGGTGACAGACGGCATAGGAAGGATAAGCATTGATTTTAAAAAGGCATACACAAGCGACAATACGAGGAATTACGGATTGTATGTAAACGACAGTACAACTCCCATCGCTACTGTAAATGCCACAAATGCCACCACACCTGTAACTATGACTGCCGACATCAATATTGAGGGTTCGGTAAAAATAACCATAAAGCCGATTTTCACAAACTCAAAAAGAGCTCAAGTGACAATCGACAATATAAAATGGACCAAGTACCCGTCCGCACCATCGGGAGGAGGTACAGGGACGGATTTAAGCATCTCTCCTACTGAGCTTAACTTTGAATATTACAGTTCGGGTGACATTCTTTCCACAAAACAGTTGACACTGACCGGTGTTCCGCAAGGAGCGACGGTTACATGGAGCAGCAGTATGGATGCTGTAGCGACCGTTGACAGTAACGGACTGGTAACTGCATGGGATGCGGGAAATGCGACTATAACGGCTGAAGCAGGCGGTAAGACGGCGACATGTAATGTTTTAGTATTTGATATTGCTCCGTTAAGGGTAAAATTTTACATGGACGAAAGTTTAACCGAAGAATACAAGTCTGAAATAGTACTTCAAGAAAACAAGGTTACGAAACCGACTCAACCTACAAAAACAGGATATACTTTTGAAAATTGGTACTGGAAGCCGAACGGCACAGAAGAAGTCTTTGATTTCAATCAAGGAATTGTGGACGATGCAAATATATATGCAAAATGGACTGCAACTCAGGAACAAATTTCGACAATTGCACAGGCAAGAGCTACCGTAGGAGAAGTTACAACACAAGGCATCGTCACATTTTTTGACGCTAATACCGTAGTAATTCAAGATGACACTGCCGGTATAGCAATTTATCCGAAAAGTAGTTTAACTGCCGTAAATTCGGATCTTGCCATAGGAGATAAAATTAAACTCACAGGCACTATCGGTGCTTATAACGGACTTATGCAAATTCAAAGCCCCACAAATATAACGAGGATTTCACAAAACAACACTTTGCCGCAGCCACAGGAAGTCACCATAGCTACCTTGCTTTCAAATGCGGAAGACTACGAATCGGAAAGAGTATTGATAAAGGGAGCGACAATCGGAAGCTATTCATCAGGTCAATGGAATACAAATCTCACTCAAGACGGAGCGACCATTCCGATGTTCAGAATTCCCGGATTAAGCGCAGGTATAGCTGCAAATGATAGGGTGGATGTTACTGCTGTTGCAAGTCAATTCAGCAAAACGGACCCCAATTCGGGATATCAGCTTAGAGTTGCAAAGGTTGAAGACATCGTAAAGGTTACAGGAACGGATCCGGGAACACCTGCTTCATATAAGTCGGACATCTTCACGGAAGAATTTCTTAATACGCACAGTGCGAAGTTGATACCGGAAGTTTTGGCATTGCCTGATAAAACACCTTCCACTGTAGCAGGAGTTGCGGTTTATTCCTACAGCGGCGGAAATGCGCTTATAATTCAGGATTATGTAAACGGCGAGATAGTGGGTTATCAAATATATGCTCCCACGGAAAATGTAAAGATGGGAGATATCGTAGTCGTAAGCGGTAATCGTGTAAAATGGTATGATACGGATGAAACCTCCGGCGTTACCGGTATGAAAATGATAGATCCGAAAAGCTTAAACATGACAACCGAACAAAAAGCCAAGTACGATTTGGTATGTGCACCTCAAGTCGTAACAAAGGACATGATAGTTCAAGGTCAGGAAAAATACTACAATGAATACTTGAGAATCAATGATTTGACATTGCCGCAATACGCTGACGGACAAGTGTATTTTAAATATCAAGACGGATCATTATTACAAGCGTACAGAATTCCGGAATACCCCATAGGCACAAAGGCCGGGGATGTGGTGGATATACTCTGTGCGGGAGCTGTCCACAGCGGAAAATTCCAAGTGAGACTTAACGACTATACCGACTATATTATCAAAGACGATAAATTGGCACCCTTTGTAGTAGTGCCGGAATTTTTGGATGCTAAGGCGGGACAGGATTATAATTTCCAAATAGAAATAATCGACAATGTTAAGGTAACCGACGCAAAGGCCTTTTTGGTAAATGCGAATGGTTATGAAATCACATTGCAAAGGGATGAGATTACAGGCGCATACAAGGGAACAATTCCCGCAGACAAATTCAGCGGTCTGACTGAACTGGAACTTAAATTCGAAGCCACGGACGGAAAGCAAACATCAAGCGGTTACTATAAAAAGCCCTTTATATACGGAACATCTGCAAATATTGCCGAAAATGTGAAAATTTCCGTAGATTCAAGACCCTTTGTAAAGGAAACGACTCCTAAGACAAATGAAGAAGTTCTTGATACCTATCAACCGCAAATCAGCGCCACAATTTTAAATACTGTAGCAGGTATGAAGGTAAAATTGACCCTGAACGGCGTTGCATATGATATGGTTTTTGCAGGTGGCAAAGCGACATTTACACCTGACAAAGCTCTGCAAGAAGGCAAAGTTTCGGCAAAAATCAGCATAACCGATGCAAGTGGAACTGCGATAGCTGATGATTATGAATGGAGTTTCTATATAGGAGAAGCTCAGTACAAACATTATTACGGTCAAATCCACTCTCATACAGATTTCTCAGATGGCGTAGGAACGCCTGCAAATGCTATGGAATATGCAAAGCAAGCTGACCAAATAGATTTCTTTGCACTTACAGATCACTCCAATTATTTCGATAAAGCCGGAAATTTGGGAACTTTTGAAGATGAGAATTCAGGTTTAAGATCGCAAACAGATGCTTCAAAATCAAAATGGATGGAATATAAAGAAATAATTTCAAGCTATGCAAGTGCTGATTTCTTGCCTATTTATGGTTTTGAAATGACTTGGACCAAGTCAGGAGCCAATTACGGACATATAAATACCTTCAATACGTTTGGTTTTGTTTCAAGAAATGACCCTGAATTTGACAATAAACAAAATTCAGCCGGTCTCATAAGTTACTATGAAGCCTTGACGGGTTTGAATAATTCGTTCTCACAATTCAACCATCCGGGAAGCACCTTCGGAACCTTTGATGATTTCGGTCATTACGATCCCAGATATGATAAAGAACTCAATCTTGTGGAAGTAGGAAACGGAGAAGGACCAATACACGGAGAAGGATACTATCCGAGCTATGAACAGTACACCAATGCCCTCGACAAAGGATGGCACGTTGCACCATCCAACAACCAAGACAACCACAAGGGAAAATGGGGAGATGCCAACGATGCGAGAAACGTGGCCATTGCGGATTCTTTGACCTTTGCAGGAATTATGGACGCTGTTGACAATCACAGATGGTATGCGACGGAAGATAAAAACTTGAAAATAGATTATGAACTTGACGGAAATATAATGGGTTCAAAATTGGAAATTGCAGATGGACAAGAAATGAATATCAAAGTGGAAATCTCCGATCCGGATACGACAGATACAATAGGCAAAGTAGAAGTAATTTCAAACGGAGGCGCTGTTTTAGGAAGTGAAGTTATAAACTCCAATTCCGGAGCGGTAAGTTTGACAATTCCCAACCAAGGAACTTACTACTACATCAAAGTAACACAAGCCGATGCGGATATTGCAGTTACAGCTCCCGTATGGACTAAGAAAGTGGCGGTAACGGATATCGACAGCGTTGTAAAAGATACCGCAGTTGAAGAGGTAGGCGAACCTGTTACCATAACTACGACATTTAACAACCAATCGGAAAATGATATAACAGCTTCAAAAGTTGAATATGTTGTAAAGGAAACGGGAAAAGTTCTAAAAACCGTTGAAAGCGGAATTCCTACTTTAACTAAAAAGCAAAAAACCGAATTTTCCGAAACAATCACTCCTGAAACAGCAGGTAAACAAACTTTGGAAATAAGAATTTATCCTCAAGGCAGTACATCTCCCTATACAAAGGAAATAAAACTGAATGTATATCCAAAGGATATGGAGGTTACGTCTATTTCAGAAGTGCAAAAGGCGGAAGAAGGAAAGCAATTTATGATCGAAGGAACTTTAACGTCAAATGCCAGCGATTTTGATAAAAATACGGCTTTCTTCGATAGTGCATATGTACAGGATTCCACCGCAGGAATAAATATATTCCCCATATCCAATGATTTTGAAGAAGGTACAAGGGTTCGAATCAAAGGATACACCAGTTCATATCAAGGCGAACATCAGTTGAATGTGGATCATATCGAAAAAATAGACGGACCGGTGACAAAGGTTCAACCTGAAAAAATCTCCACGGGAGAAGTTAAAAATAACCTCGGATTGTTGGTTAAGGTAGTAGGAGAGGTTAAAGAAGTAAAGAAGGACAAGGGAGTCATCTCCAGCCTGATTTTAGATGATGGAAGCGGAAGCATAAGAGTATTTATAGATGGCTATATTGGAAAGACAAAATCTGACGATAAGACCATGCCGGATTTCAAGGTTGGGGATAAAGTAGAAGCTACGGGACTTTCTTCAATTGATCCGGAGGGCAACAGAATAAGAATAAGAAACAGAGAAGATGTAAAACCGGTCGTAGAGAAACCTGACGAAAAGCCTGAAAATGAGTTTGACAAAACCGCACCTGAAATAAAAAATGTATTTGACAAAACTTATTTTTACGGAGAAAAGATAGATCTCTTAAGTAAAGTTTACGCTGTTGACGATAGGGATGGAATAGTTGCAGTTGAAGTAAATCCTGCAGAAATAGATTCGAGAAAACCGGGAGTTTATAAAGTAGTCTATACTGCAAGAGACTCTGCGGGAAATATTGCGGAAAAAAGTATTTTTATCACCGTTGAAGAAAGAAATGAAGATAAAAAAGAAGGGTTTTATGCAGATGAAGACGACGATTCCGGCTATATAATCCCCACACCCGTTTCTTACCCCACGGGAAATTTAGTGGAACCGACAACAACCAATAAAATGGAAGTTGAAGATATAAAGGGACATTGGGCGGAAGATGTCATTAAAGAAGTGCTGAAAAGAGGCCTGATGGATTTGAAAAACGGCAAGTTTATGCCCGATACATCCACATCAAGAATAGATATGGTAAAAGCCATTGCAAAACTGGAAAATGTAAATCCCAAAGATTACATGGGAAAATCTTTATCAGATATAGACCCTGAAAGCATTGAAAGCGGATATGTAAATTGGAATATTGAAAAGGGAATAATCGACGGATATGAAGACGGAACTTTCAGACCGGAAGGAGAAATCACAAGGGAAGAAATTGCGAAAATCTTAAATAAATATGTTGAAAATCTGAACAAGGATTTTCCTCTTGGAAATTTGATAGATTTTAAGGATTCAGCTGAGATAGCGGACTGGGCAAAAGAAGATGTAAACAAAGCTGTTGCAAGAGGACTTTTAAGAGGAAGAGATACGGGCGAATTCGATCCTAAGGGAAATCTGACAAGAGCGGAAGTTGCACAAATTCTATACAATATTTTCTCAAAATAA
- a CDS encoding folylpolyglutamate synthase (Folylpolyglutamate synthase (FPGS) [1] is the enzyme of folate metabolism that catalyzes ATP-dependent addition of glutamate moieties to tetrahydrofolate; High confidence in function and specificity), which produces MDYINWMLSRGDPQGGYTLENVKALLNLLDNPQDKIKIIHVAGTNGKGSLLNYLSTTLSNSGVKCGEFTSPYIDTIYEAIKINNKYISEEDFTYYLKKIYLKVVELDSKGMYTTTFEIFSALSYLYFYEKNVDIALIEVGMGGRTDGTNTMKNPLATLITSISFDHVAILGNTLSEIAYQKGGIIKENSALFLYPQKEEALEVINQIAREKNAPIHSFSFNEVEILKSDEEGNIFNFRNHKNVKTSLLGEHQAYNAALALMVLDELKSEFNLSEDVILKSICETKNIARLEVISKNPTIIIDGSHNSEGMETLLKALKLFKYDKLIVGFSMLRDKDISPIREKLLPLADEIVITQINSPRKSTVEDLYDQVKHVSDHIHKISDRKEAFEKTLALAKKPDLVLWCGSLYLMADIRKYAVEYKNKKPEEPSS; this is translated from the coding sequence ATGGATTATATAAATTGGATGTTAAGCAGAGGCGACCCTCAAGGTGGTTACACGCTTGAAAATGTCAAAGCGCTTTTAAACCTCTTGGACAACCCTCAGGATAAAATAAAAATAATCCATGTGGCAGGCACAAACGGCAAAGGCTCACTGTTAAATTATCTTTCAACCACCCTTTCAAATTCAGGGGTGAAATGCGGTGAATTTACCTCTCCCTACATAGATACCATTTACGAAGCTATAAAAATAAACAACAAATATATCTCCGAAGAAGACTTTACATATTATCTGAAAAAAATCTACCTTAAAGTTGTAGAACTGGATTCCAAAGGCATGTACACCACTACGTTTGAAATATTCAGCGCCCTTAGTTATTTGTATTTTTATGAAAAAAATGTGGATATAGCCCTTATTGAAGTGGGCATGGGCGGAAGAACGGACGGCACCAACACCATGAAAAATCCCCTTGCAACTCTAATCACATCCATATCCTTCGATCATGTTGCAATTCTGGGAAATACCCTTTCAGAAATAGCTTACCAAAAGGGCGGAATAATAAAAGAAAACAGTGCTTTATTCCTATATCCTCAAAAGGAAGAAGCCCTTGAGGTAATAAATCAGATTGCAAGGGAAAAAAACGCTCCAATCCATTCTTTTTCCTTTAATGAAGTTGAAATACTTAAATCCGATGAAGAAGGAAATATATTCAACTTCAGAAATCATAAAAATGTAAAGACATCTTTATTGGGAGAACATCAAGCCTATAATGCAGCCCTTGCGCTTATGGTTTTAGACGAATTGAAATCCGAATTTAACCTTTCGGAAGATGTGATTTTAAAATCAATCTGTGAGACAAAAAACATCGCAAGACTTGAAGTTATTTCAAAAAATCCCACGATTATAATAGACGGTTCACACAATTCAGAAGGTATGGAAACTTTGCTTAAAGCCCTTAAATTGTTTAAATACGACAAATTGATAGTAGGTTTTAGCATGCTAAGAGATAAAGACATATCGCCAATAAGGGAAAAGCTCCTTCCTTTAGCCGATGAAATCGTGATTACACAGATAAACAGCCCCAGAAAATCAACTGTAGAAGACCTCTATGACCAAGTAAAACACGTAAGTGATCATATCCATAAAATCTCCGACAGAAAAGAAGCCTTTGAAAAAACTCTCGCACTTGCAAAGAAACCCGACTTGGTACTTTGGTGCGGCTCACTCTACCTCATGGCGGACATTAGGAAATACGCAGTGGAATATAAAAATAAAAAACCTGAAGAGCCTTCCTCTTGA
- a CDS encoding hypothetical protein (High confidence in function and specificity), with translation MQKNNTRKMTTVIIVKAAFLAALSVILTRFLSVMVTENLRVGIGFVPIILSGLLYGPVVGAIVGFVADMVGVMIVSHGAFHLGFTLSSILTGVIPGIVYLTMLKDQKKNVTVAIVVACVAVSVFVHIILDTYWLTQLYSTGAMAMLPMRVVKAAIQTVISIIVIKVLYKAIERI, from the coding sequence ATGCAAAAAAATAACACGAGGAAAATGACAACGGTTATAATTGTAAAGGCTGCGTTTTTAGCAGCATTATCGGTAATTCTCACAAGATTTTTATCGGTGATGGTAACTGAGAATTTAAGAGTAGGCATAGGATTTGTTCCCATAATACTCTCAGGTCTTTTGTACGGACCTGTTGTAGGAGCGATAGTGGGATTTGTGGCAGACATGGTAGGTGTAATGATAGTATCCCACGGAGCTTTCCATCTGGGATTCACCTTGAGTTCAATTTTGACGGGAGTAATTCCGGGAATAGTCTACTTGACAATGTTAAAGGATCAGAAAAAAAATGTAACTGTTGCAATAGTGGTTGCTTGCGTTGCAGTTTCCGTGTTTGTTCACATAATACTGGACACTTACTGGCTTACTCAACTCTACAGCACCGGAGCAATGGCCATGTTGCCCATGAGAGTTGTAAAGGCTGCAATACAAACCGTTATTTCAATAATAGTGATAAAAGTATTGTATAAAGCAATAGAAAGAATTTAA
- a CDS encoding recombinase (Serine Recombinase (SR) family, TndX-like transposase subfamily, catalytic domain; composed of large serine recombinases; High confidence in function and specificity), with protein MEQLNRQSSYFSVNEKITALYCRLSRDDELQGESNSIRNQKDILEKYALDMGFKNLEFFVDDGYSGTNFDRPSWNKLNALIEDGKVENIIVKDMSRLGRDYLKVGFYTEVLFPDNDIRFIAINNGVDSNNQVENDLTPFINIFNEFYAKDTSKKIKAVFKAKGQSGKPLTTNPPYGYLKDKEDKNKWIVDEVAAETVKLIFNLCIKGFGPSQIASELKKRKIPTPAEHFSNLGINFPTEKPQVEYNWNPATIATILDREEYLGKVINFRTKRKSYKTKKSIDNPKSEWAIFDNVHEPIIDEETFDIVKRIRKTRRVRNSLGEMPALSGMLYCADCGAKLYQVRGKGWSHDKEYFVCASYRKQKGKCTSHQIKNIQVEEIILREIRKVTAFAKDHEEEFVDLVLKKKTSELNQVLRSQKKELEDSKNRIEKLDSIVQNLYEDNLEGKISDQRFEKMAKAYDEEEISLQKRIAELEETITKSQEEELNVESFLKLVRKYTDIKELDPEIIRTFVDKIYVEQSEKVPGTNLKKQTIWIYWNFIGKIDI; from the coding sequence ATGGAACAATTAAATAGACAGTCTTCTTACTTTTCAGTTAATGAAAAGATTACAGCATTATACTGTAGGCTTTCAAGAGATGATGAACTTCAAGGCGAAAGTAACTCCATAAGAAATCAAAAGGATATATTAGAAAAATATGCTCTGGATATGGGATTTAAAAACCTAGAGTTCTTTGTGGATGATGGTTATTCAGGAACGAACTTTGATAGACCCTCTTGGAATAAACTAAATGCCTTAATTGAGGATGGAAAAGTTGAAAATATTATTGTAAAAGATATGAGTAGACTTGGCAGGGATTATCTAAAGGTGGGATTTTATACAGAAGTCTTATTCCCAGATAATGATATACGATTCATTGCCATAAATAATGGTGTGGACTCAAATAACCAAGTAGAAAACGACCTTACACCTTTTATCAATATCTTCAACGAGTTTTATGCTAAGGACACAAGCAAAAAGATAAAGGCTGTTTTTAAGGCAAAGGGTCAAAGTGGAAAACCACTGACAACTAATCCTCCTTATGGTTATTTAAAGGATAAGGAAGATAAAAACAAGTGGATAGTCGATGAAGTTGCGGCAGAAACTGTAAAGCTGATTTTTAATCTTTGCATTAAAGGTTTTGGTCCAAGTCAAATTGCAAGTGAACTTAAAAAGAGAAAGATTCCAACACCTGCTGAACATTTTAGTAATTTAGGCATAAATTTCCCAACTGAAAAACCACAAGTAGAATACAATTGGAATCCTGCTACAATAGCTACTATTTTAGATAGAGAAGAATATCTTGGGAAAGTTATAAATTTTAGAACTAAAAGAAAATCTTACAAAACCAAGAAAAGCATTGATAATCCAAAATCTGAATGGGCTATCTTCGATAATGTCCATGAGCCGATTATTGATGAAGAGACTTTTGATATTGTAAAAAGAATAAGAAAAACAAGACGAGTTCGTAACAGTTTAGGAGAAATGCCTGCCCTATCTGGAATGCTTTATTGTGCAGACTGTGGAGCAAAATTGTATCAAGTAAGAGGTAAAGGCTGGTCTCATGATAAAGAATACTTCGTTTGTGCATCCTATAGAAAGCAAAAAGGCAAATGCACTTCACACCAAATTAAGAATATTCAAGTTGAAGAAATTATTCTTAGGGAGATTAGAAAAGTTACAGCCTTTGCAAAAGACCATGAGGAAGAATTTGTAGATTTAGTTTTAAAGAAGAAAACCAGCGAGTTAAATCAAGTATTAAGAAGTCAGAAAAAGGAACTGGAAGATTCTAAAAACAGAATTGAGAAACTCGACTCTATCGTTCAAAACCTATATGAAGATAACTTGGAAGGTAAAATATCTGATCAACGATTTGAGAAAATGGCTAAAGCTTATGATGAAGAAGAAATTTCACTTCAAAAAAGAATAGCTGAGCTTGAAGAAACTATTACCAAATCCCAGGAGGAAGAACTTAATGTGGAATCATTCCTAAAGCTTGTGAGGAAATACACGGATATTAAAGAGCTCGATCCAGAAATAATTAGAACTTTTGTAGATAAGATTTATGTAGAACAATCAGAAAAAGTTCCAGGTACAAATTTAAAGAAACAGACCATTTGGATTTATTGGAACTTCATAGGGAAAATTGACATATAA
- a CDS encoding phage capsid family protein (The proteins in this family are found in bacteria and viruses (Caudovirales) and represent bacteriophage hypothetical proteins and capsid proteins; High confidence in function and specificity): MLIKEKSKRNEILSANSYKTNLWNYLRNKDESSYSDIKAIGLIQDGSPFMDTESTEYFRYKLTKKSVVRKEATVLKNDVDSSSIVTFPNKSMVTWTKSGEHDLFADALEMKDVDVNLEYNTLSNLITIHEDFLKDPQTKIEKLILDTFAHNFAKAEDKAFIEGSGQNEPLGILADDEIKKLTATKELKLDDLKKLFFSLDSEYRENAKWIMNDKTALYLQSLKDGQGNFLWNQYDGTFMGKEILISNFMPDIDTSLKPIVFGDFSNYWIVERQNPTIKKLSEMFILKQHQGFTMREYLDAKLMDKDSVLTLSIEG, from the coding sequence ATGTTAATTAAAGAAAAATCAAAAAGAAACGAAATATTGTCTGCTAATTCCTATAAAACTAATTTATGGAATTATTTAAGAAACAAGGATGAATCATCTTATTCAGATATTAAGGCTATTGGTCTTATCCAAGATGGCTCACCTTTTATGGATACAGAAAGCACAGAATATTTTAGATATAAACTTACAAAAAAGAGCGTAGTTAGAAAAGAAGCTACAGTCTTAAAAAATGATGTAGATTCATCTTCTATTGTAACTTTCCCAAATAAATCTATGGTAACTTGGACAAAATCAGGAGAACATGACCTATTTGCAGATGCTTTAGAAATGAAAGATGTGGATGTGAATTTAGAATACAATACATTATCTAACTTAATTACAATCCACGAAGATTTTCTAAAAGATCCTCAAACTAAGATTGAGAAACTAATCCTAGATACCTTTGCTCATAATTTTGCTAAGGCAGAAGATAAAGCCTTTATAGAAGGTAGTGGTCAAAATGAGCCATTGGGAATTTTAGCAGATGATGAAATTAAAAAACTAACAGCTACAAAAGAACTAAAGCTTGATGACTTGAAAAAACTATTCTTCTCCTTAGATAGTGAATATAGAGAAAATGCAAAATGGATAATGAATGATAAAACTGCCCTTTATCTTCAAAGCTTAAAAGATGGTCAAGGTAACTTCTTGTGGAATCAATATGATGGAACTTTCATGGGAAAAGAAATTCTAATCTCAAACTTTATGCCAGACATTGATACAAGTTTAAAACCTATCGTCTTTGGAGATTTCTCAAACTACTGGATTGTTGAAAGACAAAATCCAACAATAAAAAAATTGTCCGAGATGTTTATTCTTAAACAACACCAAGGCTTCACCATGAGAGAATACCTCGATGCCAAGCTAATGGATAAGGATTCAGTCCTAACTCTATCTATTGAAGGATAA